From Halobacterium sp. R2-5, the proteins below share one genomic window:
- a CDS encoding DUF1102 domain-containing protein, producing MQRRKFVAGIGSLAAAGAAGIGTGAFTSVEADRDFTVDVADDANAFLRMVAVPGSGNSDYVKVRDGQLSGDLSGGNDSLLGDGVNSGAVTTVDDLFRIENHGTQPVYVWILEDGGRNGSKNHAFYVGSWSDDATAISLADFNGDLDALKGDGRQRQPQYDAGVDTAAVKLGVGDYVDVGLVVDTPQGSSGSRVLKDGQGPVIHATAEHSSLADVLTPVHTPNGPPP from the coding sequence ATGCAGCGCCGCAAATTCGTCGCCGGCATCGGCTCGCTCGCTGCTGCGGGAGCGGCTGGCATCGGCACGGGCGCGTTCACCAGCGTCGAGGCTGACCGGGACTTCACGGTGGACGTCGCAGACGACGCGAACGCGTTCCTCCGGATGGTCGCCGTCCCCGGGAGCGGGAACAGCGACTACGTCAAGGTCAGGGACGGCCAGCTGTCGGGCGACCTCTCCGGGGGGAACGACAGTCTCCTCGGTGACGGTGTGAATTCCGGTGCCGTCACGACCGTCGACGACCTGTTCCGCATCGAGAACCACGGAACTCAGCCCGTGTACGTCTGGATTCTGGAGGACGGCGGCCGGAACGGGAGCAAGAACCATGCGTTCTACGTTGGGTCCTGGAGCGACGACGCGACGGCGATCAGCCTCGCGGACTTCAACGGCGACCTCGACGCTCTGAAAGGGGACGGCCGTCAGCGCCAGCCCCAGTACGATGCTGGGGTCGACACCGCTGCTGTCAAACTGGGCGTCGGCGACTACGTCGACGTCGGCCTCGTCGTCGATACGCCGCAGGGAAGCTCCGGGAGTCGAGTACTCAAGGACGGACAGGGGCCAGTAATCCACGCGACCGCCGAGCACTCGTCGCTCGCCGACGTCCTCACGCCAGTACACACTCCGAATGGCCCGCCACCGTGA
- a CDS encoding DUF1102 domain-containing protein, which produces MIERRRTVALAAALALAGTLAFPSGAAPLFSGPTDDLGNDVELAPSSDYAYLQEGELVVDLSAANPDAEGVNDDAVTGVEDVFRVRYNGSQYAHVWFTHESDAVTFYANGQPVQSEAANVTLAPNATVSVGVRVDTTGETADGLLNEITVHARAADPEDVASSEDGDAAALSSGGSTVQTRAPTATSRRFVALGVSAGEATAFDASSLAIDGTDGELTLDEVDVASTGGSLSLGVDANGTEDSRSRVAERGAEPLGAVAVTDRLKSAGRATLRFSVPVGYFEERDVAPENLAVYRDDGGDVSKLPVEMTGERGGRVRFEAETPGFSTFVLAADRARLRVTDATLERASAAPGEDVVVTANVSNAGSITGERTVAVSVDGSVVAERTVEVEAGETATVTASVAHNETGEYAVAVDGVDAGTLVVQSSNSSGATADQPPAGEPADEPVREPAGFGLTDLLGLGALLVVVAASLVLARRTPWR; this is translated from the coding sequence GTGATAGAACGCCGACGCACCGTCGCACTCGCTGCCGCGCTCGCGCTCGCGGGAACCCTCGCGTTCCCGTCGGGAGCCGCGCCGCTGTTCTCCGGGCCGACCGACGACCTCGGCAACGACGTGGAGCTCGCGCCGAGCAGCGACTACGCCTACCTCCAAGAGGGCGAGCTCGTCGTCGACCTGTCGGCGGCGAACCCCGACGCGGAGGGCGTGAACGACGACGCCGTGACGGGCGTCGAGGACGTGTTCCGGGTGCGGTACAACGGCTCGCAGTACGCACACGTCTGGTTCACGCACGAGTCCGACGCGGTGACGTTCTACGCGAATGGCCAGCCCGTGCAGTCCGAGGCGGCGAACGTGACGCTCGCGCCGAACGCGACCGTCTCGGTGGGAGTTCGTGTGGACACGACCGGTGAGACTGCCGACGGCCTCCTCAACGAGATTACCGTGCACGCGCGGGCGGCCGACCCCGAGGACGTCGCCAGCAGTGAGGATGGGGACGCAGCCGCACTCTCGTCCGGCGGATCGACAGTACAGACGCGGGCGCCGACCGCGACCTCGCGGCGGTTCGTCGCGCTCGGCGTGAGCGCGGGGGAGGCGACCGCCTTCGACGCGTCCAGCCTCGCCATCGACGGCACGGACGGCGAGCTCACGCTCGACGAGGTCGACGTCGCGAGCACGGGCGGGTCGCTGTCGCTGGGCGTCGACGCGAACGGGACCGAGGACTCGCGGTCGCGAGTCGCCGAGCGGGGCGCGGAGCCGCTCGGCGCGGTCGCCGTGACGGATCGGCTGAAGAGCGCCGGACGCGCGACGCTACGGTTCAGCGTCCCCGTGGGATACTTCGAGGAGCGGGACGTCGCGCCGGAGAATCTCGCGGTCTACCGTGACGACGGCGGCGACGTCTCGAAGCTCCCCGTGGAGATGACCGGTGAGCGCGGCGGGCGCGTGCGCTTCGAGGCGGAGACGCCCGGATTCTCGACGTTCGTATTGGCTGCCGACCGGGCGCGTCTCCGAGTCACAGACGCGACGCTCGAGCGCGCGAGCGCTGCACCCGGGGAGGACGTCGTAGTGACGGCGAACGTCTCGAACGCTGGCAGCATCACCGGTGAGCGGACCGTCGCAGTGTCCGTCGACGGGAGCGTCGTCGCGGAGCGGACGGTCGAGGTGGAAGCCGGCGAAACCGCGACCGTGACGGCGTCGGTCGCGCACAACGAGACCGGCGAGTACGCCGTCGCCGTAGACGGTGTCGACGCCGGGACGCTCGTCGTGCAATCCAGTAATTCGAGCGGCGCGACGGCAGACCAACCGCCGGCCGGGGAGCCCGCCGACGAGCCAGTCAGGGAGCCGGCGGGGTTCGGGCTGACTGACCTGCTCGGGCTGGGAGCACTGCTCGTCGTCGTCGCGGCGTCGCTCGTGCTCGCGCGGCGGACGCCGTGGCGATGA